A DNA window from Chryseobacterium sp. MEBOG06 contains the following coding sequences:
- a CDS encoding TonB-dependent receptor plug domain-containing protein has protein sequence MKKLVLPLSLMVPVLLFSQHRKKDTVTTKVTDIEEVVFQKKTTGRTNDLTNVRISAKEAKAVASINGGIEGLLKTLPSVNSNTELSSQYMVRGGNYDENLIYINDIEIYRPFLIRNSQQEGMSIINPDMVSSVNFSAGGFEAKYGDKMSSALNIYYREPEKFEVSGEASLIGGRLTTGLASKNKKFTALFSGRYRNTNLVLNTLKEDTDFNPTYWDFQSYLNYHVNDKFSVSFIGYYSKNDYEMIPKQKSVTFGSLQQPITVNIGYGGKENDQYKNMMGTVSMNYKPADKWKLTLDAFAYQNREKEYYTIQSAYELQTFDPKTQEPVASYDVGGQIEHARNDLFVRTYGTQFRAKFSPNINTDIEVGFKYEKENLKDLTNEWKLVDSAGYSLPRPEIIDPRTGATGDLKLAYYIAGQNNIEPTRLSAYAQYSQKFYWGASKVFVNAGVRVANWSFNKETIFSPRAQFAIKPDWDSDMLFKISGGIYYQAPFYKEIKDLDGNFNPNIKSQRSIQVILANDYEFQMYDRPFKLTTELYYKKMDNLIPYYMDNVRIRYAGQNNSKGYAYGIDTRLFGEFVPGVDSWLSASYARVYENIDGRGDIPRPTDQRLRFAMFYQDYMPQFPSMRVNLTLVYAMGLPTGAPVMFNSNGQPDFTSAYNYQKTLPSYKRVDIGLTKVFIDPKEKSKRSGFWGNFEELTLGVQVFNAFNINNTVANQWITDYNSTSTNMYPVPVRLTGRFFNVKLEFRL, from the coding sequence TTGAAAAAACTAGTTTTACCGCTAAGCCTTATGGTTCCTGTACTGCTTTTCTCCCAACATAGGAAAAAGGATACAGTGACCACTAAAGTGACCGATATAGAGGAAGTTGTCTTCCAGAAAAAAACAACCGGAAGAACCAACGACCTTACCAATGTAAGAATTTCAGCAAAAGAAGCTAAAGCAGTAGCTTCTATTAATGGGGGAATTGAAGGGTTGCTAAAAACATTACCTTCCGTAAACTCCAATACTGAGCTGTCTTCCCAATACATGGTTCGTGGTGGAAACTATGATGAAAACCTTATCTACATTAATGATATTGAGATCTACAGACCTTTCCTGATCAGAAATTCTCAACAGGAGGGGATGAGTATCATTAATCCCGATATGGTTTCCAGTGTGAATTTTTCTGCCGGAGGATTTGAAGCCAAGTATGGTGATAAAATGTCTTCTGCTTTAAATATCTATTACCGTGAGCCCGAGAAATTTGAAGTTTCGGGAGAAGCAAGCTTAATTGGGGGCAGACTGACAACCGGTCTGGCTTCTAAAAATAAAAAGTTTACCGCTTTATTTTCCGGAAGATACAGAAACACTAATCTTGTTCTTAATACCTTAAAGGAAGACACGGATTTTAACCCTACCTATTGGGATTTCCAATCTTATCTTAACTATCATGTCAATGACAAATTCTCTGTATCATTCATAGGATATTATTCTAAGAATGATTACGAAATGATTCCTAAGCAGAAGAGTGTTACTTTCGGGAGTCTTCAGCAGCCTATTACCGTTAACATCGGATATGGAGGTAAGGAGAATGACCAGTATAAGAACATGATGGGTACAGTTTCTATGAACTATAAGCCTGCAGACAAATGGAAGCTTACGTTGGATGCTTTTGCCTATCAGAACAGAGAAAAAGAATATTACACCATACAGTCAGCCTATGAATTGCAGACATTTGATCCTAAGACTCAGGAGCCTGTAGCTTCTTATGACGTTGGCGGGCAGATAGAGCATGCCAGAAACGATTTATTTGTAAGAACTTACGGAACACAGTTCAGGGCTAAATTTTCTCCTAATATAAATACCGATATCGAAGTCGGCTTTAAATACGAGAAAGAAAACCTTAAAGACCTTACCAACGAATGGAAACTTGTAGACTCTGCAGGATACAGTCTTCCAAGACCGGAAATCATTGATCCGAGAACCGGAGCTACAGGAGACCTTAAGCTGGCTTATTATATTGCAGGACAAAATAATATAGAACCTACGAGGCTTTCGGCTTATGCGCAGTATTCACAGAAATTTTACTGGGGAGCCAGTAAAGTATTTGTAAATGCCGGAGTGCGTGTTGCCAACTGGAGTTTTAATAAAGAAACCATATTCTCACCAAGAGCTCAGTTTGCCATAAAACCGGACTGGGACAGTGATATGTTGTTCAAAATTTCAGGAGGTATCTACTATCAGGCTCCTTTCTACAAAGAAATCAAAGATCTTGATGGTAATTTCAACCCGAATATAAAATCACAACGCTCTATCCAGGTAATTCTAGCCAACGATTACGAGTTCCAGATGTATGACAGACCGTTTAAACTGACAACGGAACTTTATTACAAGAAAATGGATAACCTGATTCCATATTATATGGATAATGTAAGGATTCGTTATGCCGGACAGAATAATTCTAAAGGATATGCATACGGTATTGATACCAGATTGTTCGGTGAATTTGTTCCCGGAGTAGATTCTTGGTTATCTGCAAGTTATGCGAGAGTTTATGAAAACATTGATGGGAGAGGAGATATTCCGAGACCTACCGATCAGAGATTAAGATTTGCAATGTTTTATCAGGATTATATGCCGCAATTCCCTTCTATGAGGGTGAATCTTACACTGGTATATGCAATGGGACTTCCAACGGGAGCGCCTGTTATGTTTAACAGTAACGGACAGCCTGATTTTACTTCAGCATACAATTACCAGAAAACACTTCCGTCTTATAAAAGAGTGGATATCGGTTTAACAAAAGTATTTATTGATCCGAAAGAGAAGAGCAAGAGATCCGGCTTCTGGGGTAACTTCGAGGAACTGACATTAGGCGTTCAGGTATTCAACGCATTTAATATCAACAATACGGTTGCCAACCAGTGGATCACAGATTATAATTCTACATCCACTAATATGTATCCGGTTCCGGTACGTCTTACAGGACGTTTCTTTAATGTAAAACTGGAATTCAGACTGTAG
- the kdsA gene encoding 3-deoxy-8-phosphooctulonate synthase has product MIQYLDNIQHKDSKNFFLIAGPCIIEGEDMALRIAEKVINITDKYNIPYIFKGSFKKANRSRVDSFTSIGEEKSLEILKKVGETFNIPTTTDIHENEHAALAAQYVDVLQIPAFLVRQTDLLVAAAKTGKCVTLKKGQFLSPESMKFAVQKVTDSDNQKVAIIERGNSFGYTDLIVDYRGIPTMREYAPVILDVTHSLQQPNQSSGVTGGRPDLIETVAKAGIAVGADGIFIETHPTPETALSDGANMLRLDLLEDLLQKLTRIRESIL; this is encoded by the coding sequence ATGATTCAGTATTTAGATAATATTCAGCACAAAGATTCAAAGAACTTTTTCCTTATCGCAGGACCTTGTATTATTGAAGGTGAAGATATGGCGCTTAGAATAGCTGAAAAAGTTATAAACATTACAGACAAGTATAATATTCCTTATATTTTCAAAGGAAGCTTCAAGAAAGCCAACAGAAGCCGTGTGGATTCTTTTACCTCAATTGGTGAAGAAAAATCTCTTGAGATCCTTAAAAAAGTAGGAGAGACGTTCAATATTCCTACCACAACGGATATTCATGAAAATGAACACGCCGCACTGGCCGCACAATATGTGGATGTTTTACAAATTCCTGCTTTCCTTGTACGTCAGACAGATTTATTGGTAGCAGCTGCAAAAACAGGTAAATGTGTTACCCTGAAAAAAGGACAGTTTCTTTCTCCGGAATCCATGAAGTTTGCCGTTCAGAAAGTGACAGATTCTGATAATCAGAAGGTAGCGATCATTGAAAGAGGAAATTCTTTCGGATATACAGACCTGATTGTAGATTACAGAGGAATTCCTACGATGAGAGAATATGCTCCCGTTATTTTGGATGTTACCCATTCATTACAGCAGCCTAACCAGAGCTCAGGAGTTACAGGAGGAAGACCGGATCTTATAGAAACTGTTGCCAAAGCAGGAATTGCTGTGGGAGCAGACGGAATTTTTATTGAGACACATCCTACACCGGAAACGGCATTATCTGATGGCGCTAATATGTTAAGACTTGATTTATTAGAAGATTTGTTACAAAAATTAACAAGAATTAGAGAATCCATTTTGTAA
- a CDS encoding DUF1697 domain-containing protein translates to MKYCAFLRGVNVKGTNMKMADVCQVFKEAGMDGVTSILASGNIVFSSDKNAGDLKLLLEKAMSERFSYEAFLFIKSQEETEVFWNSIPFETNEGFHIYAFVGIPGVEKVLLEEFQKAAQVENERAEIVNDIFYWKVPKGNTLDSVFGKVLGKKSLKDQFTSRNINTFEKVLKKMNA, encoded by the coding sequence ATGAAATACTGTGCTTTTCTCCGCGGCGTTAACGTAAAAGGAACCAACATGAAAATGGCTGATGTCTGCCAGGTTTTTAAAGAAGCCGGAATGGACGGGGTAACGTCTATTCTGGCCTCCGGAAATATTGTTTTTTCTTCAGATAAAAATGCCGGAGATTTAAAGTTACTGTTAGAAAAAGCAATGTCAGAGCGTTTTTCCTATGAAGCCTTTCTGTTTATAAAATCTCAGGAAGAAACAGAGGTTTTCTGGAACAGTATTCCTTTTGAAACCAATGAAGGATTTCATATTTACGCTTTCGTAGGAATTCCCGGGGTAGAAAAAGTTTTGCTGGAAGAGTTTCAGAAAGCGGCTCAGGTTGAGAATGAAAGGGCTGAAATCGTTAACGATATTTTTTACTGGAAGGTTCCAAAAGGGAATACATTAGATTCCGTGTTTGGAAAAGTTTTAGGAAAGAAAAGCCTGAAAGACCAGTTCACCAGCCGGAATATCAATACATTTGAGAAGGTTTTAAAGAAAATGAATGCCTGA